Proteins encoded by one window of Actinocorallia herbida:
- a CDS encoding DUF2000 domain-containing protein has product MDQPYDYRANKAVVVLASTLSAGVALNVTGHLCASLGAHADRDLMGRRWLVDASGVRHAGISKYPVIATKVKPARLRRLLEEARNEPSLFIADYPQQMLDTGHDDDLAKALEATPEESISYLGALIYGATSAVDALTGKFMLWT; this is encoded by the coding sequence GTGGACCAGCCTTACGACTACCGGGCCAACAAGGCGGTAGTGGTGCTCGCCTCGACGTTGAGCGCCGGGGTGGCGCTCAACGTCACCGGCCACCTGTGCGCCTCGCTCGGCGCACACGCCGACCGGGACCTGATGGGCCGTCGTTGGCTCGTGGACGCCAGCGGGGTGCGGCACGCGGGGATCTCGAAGTACCCCGTGATCGCCACCAAGGTGAAACCCGCGCGACTGCGCCGACTGCTGGAAGAAGCCAGGAACGAACCGTCGCTCTTCATCGCGGACTATCCCCAGCAGATGCTGGACACCGGGCACGACGACGACCTCGCCAAAGCGCTGGAGGCGACGCCGGAGGAATCGATCAGTTACCTGGGCGCCCTCATCTACGGTGCGACCTCAGCCGTCGACGCGCTGACCGGGAAGTTCATGCTCTGGACTTAG